One window from the genome of Candidatus Stygibacter australis encodes:
- a CDS encoding isoprenylcysteine carboxylmethyltransferase family protein yields MLLKEQFEKSGKWLFRWRSYLPIFIIVLILVAMRHYEYLGNSKLLETIWVVFCFLVSFIGLGIRIITIGHVPRGTSGRNRRKQVADSLNTTGIYSIVRNPLYLGNFFMGLGISLFAHIWWVVLIYILVFWLYYERIICAEEEFLIKKFGDEYLNWADSTPAFFPNFKGYIKSDLSFSIRNVLKREYHGFFALIVVMFCLKIASDLYVKGKPEFDLGWIILMSISFMIWIVLRILNKHTRILDVRGR; encoded by the coding sequence GAAATCAGGGAAATGGCTGTTTAGATGGAGAAGTTATCTCCCGATATTTATTATCGTTTTAATACTCGTAGCAATGCGGCATTATGAATATCTGGGTAACAGCAAACTTTTAGAGACGATCTGGGTAGTATTTTGCTTTCTGGTAAGTTTTATAGGTTTAGGGATCAGAATAATTACGATAGGTCATGTGCCTAGGGGTACATCGGGAAGAAACCGGCGAAAGCAGGTTGCTGATAGTCTTAATACAACAGGAATATATTCTATAGTAAGAAATCCGCTTTATCTGGGCAATTTCTTTATGGGATTGGGAATATCTTTATTTGCTCATATCTGGTGGGTAGTTTTGATCTATATCCTGGTTTTCTGGTTATATTATGAACGGATTATTTGTGCAGAAGAGGAATTTCTGATAAAGAAATTTGGTGATGAATATTTAAACTGGGCAGATAGTACTCCTGCATTTTTCCCCAATTTTAAGGGATATATAAAATCTGACTTATCCTTTAGCATTCGAAATGTATTAAAGAGAGAATATCATGGTTTTTTTGCTTTGATAGTGGTAATGTTCTGTCTGAAAATAGCCAGTGACTTATATGTTAAAGGAAAACCGGAATTTGATCTTGGATGGATAATATTAATGTCAATTAGTTTTATGATCTGGATCGTATTGAGA